From the Lysobacterales bacterium genome, one window contains:
- the uppS gene encoding di-trans,poly-cis-decaprenylcistransferase has protein sequence MSIIDPAIAVQRLPRHVAIVMDGNGRWAEARHRPRSFGHHEGVKAVRATVEACMHRHVPTLTLFAFSSENWKRPEDEVGTLMELFMKAIDREVDELVANGVSLRFIGDRSAFAPALRERMDRSERKRPEQTRLNLNIAANYGGRWDIVQATRQIVAGIASGEIDAGTVDESVFDAHTSLADLPPLDLFIRTGGEHRVSNFLLWQLAYAELWFSDVLWPDFDATALDAALDDYARRERRYGRTSQQTRHPA, from the coding sequence ATGAGCATCATCGATCCGGCGATCGCCGTCCAACGCCTGCCCCGCCATGTCGCCATCGTCATGGACGGCAACGGTCGCTGGGCCGAGGCGCGACATCGCCCACGCAGTTTCGGTCACCATGAAGGCGTCAAGGCGGTGCGGGCCACCGTCGAGGCCTGCATGCACCGCCATGTCCCCACGCTCACCCTGTTCGCGTTCTCCAGCGAGAACTGGAAGCGTCCGGAGGACGAAGTCGGCACTCTGATGGAATTGTTCATGAAGGCGATCGACCGCGAGGTCGACGAACTGGTCGCGAACGGCGTATCGCTGCGCTTCATCGGCGACCGCTCGGCGTTCGCACCGGCGCTGCGCGAACGCATGGATCGTTCCGAGCGCAAGCGCCCGGAGCAGACGCGCCTGAACCTCAACATCGCCGCGAATTATGGCGGACGCTGGGACATCGTGCAGGCGACGCGCCAGATCGTGGCCGGCATCGCCAGCGGTGAAATCGATGCCGGCACGGTCGACGAATCGGTCTTCGACGCGCATACCAGCCTGGCCGACCTGCCACCGCTGGACTTGTTCATCCGCACCGGCGGCGAACACCGCGTCAGCAACTTTCTGCTGTGGCAACTCGCCTACGCCGAACTCTGGTTCAGCGACGTGCTGTGGCCCGACTTCGATGCCACCGCGCTGGATGCCGCGCTCGACGACTATGCCCGACGCGAGCGCCGCTACGGCCGCACCAGCCAGCAAACGAGGCATCCCGCATGA
- a CDS encoding GNAT family N-acetyltransferase, whose protein sequence is MSVAVLRTATRADALALAELARRSFAATYAPTHDAARIRIHCDSVLGDAEVGRWFEAGAAQIVLAESGAELLGFVQWQAAAAPVPARHAIELKRLYVDTAAQGSGLGQRLFDAVRADAKRVGADLLWLCVYAGNERARRFYARQGMTAIGRVPYRFVDQVEDDLALGLDPGMVTP, encoded by the coding sequence ATGAGCGTGGCGGTCCTGCGCACCGCCACGCGCGCCGATGCCCTGGCACTGGCCGAACTCGCGCGCCGCAGCTTCGCCGCCACCTACGCACCCACCCACGACGCGGCCCGCATCCGCATCCATTGCGACAGCGTGCTCGGTGATGCCGAAGTCGGGCGTTGGTTCGAGGCCGGTGCGGCACAGATCGTGCTCGCCGAATCCGGCGCCGAGTTGCTCGGCTTCGTTCAGTGGCAGGCGGCCGCGGCCCCGGTGCCGGCACGGCATGCGATCGAGCTGAAACGCCTCTATGTCGATACCGCAGCCCAGGGCAGCGGCCTGGGTCAACGCCTGTTCGACGCCGTCCGTGCGGATGCCAAGCGCGTCGGAGCCGACCTGCTTTGGCTATGCGTCTATGCCGGCAACGAGCGGGCGCGTCGCTTCTATGCCCGGCAAGGCATGACCGCGATCGGCCGCGTGCCCTACCGGTTTGTCGATCAGGTCGAAGATGATCTCGCGCTGGGCCTTGATCCGGGCATGGTCACGCCCTGA
- the frr gene encoding ribosome recycling factor, with amino-acid sequence MIATIKQEAEARMKKSIESLKTDLSKLRTGRASTSLVDHLKVNYYGSDMPLNQCAAVAVVDSRSLTITPWEKPMVGPIEKAILASDLGLTPNTAGTVIRINLPPLTEQRRKELAKHVSHEGENTKVAIRGVRRDAMQHVKDLLKDKQISEDEERKAEQDVQKLTDKFVADVDAVCKAKEQELMSL; translated from the coding sequence ATGATCGCGACCATCAAGCAAGAAGCCGAAGCCCGCATGAAGAAGAGCATCGAGTCCCTGAAGACCGATCTCTCCAAACTCCGCACCGGCCGTGCCAGCACCTCCCTCGTCGACCATCTCAAGGTGAACTATTACGGTTCCGACATGCCGCTGAACCAGTGCGCTGCTGTCGCCGTGGTCGATTCACGCTCGCTCACCATCACGCCATGGGAAAAGCCGATGGTGGGGCCGATCGAGAAGGCGATCCTCGCGTCCGACCTCGGCCTGACGCCGAACACCGCCGGCACGGTCATCCGCATCAATCTGCCGCCGCTCACCGAACAGCGCCGCAAGGAACTTGCGAAGCACGTGTCGCACGAGGGCGAGAACACCAAGGTCGCGATCCGCGGCGTGCGTCGCGACGCCATGCAGCACGTCAAGGATTTGCTGAAAGACAAGCAGATCAGCGAAGACGAAGAGCGCAAGGCCGAGCAGGACGTGCAGAAACTCACCGACAAGTTCGTCGCCGACGTGGATGCCGTCTGCAAGGCCAAGGAACAGGAGCTGATGTCGCTCTGA
- the rpsB gene encoding 30S ribosomal protein S2 — protein MPQVTMRQMLEAGVHFGHQTRYWNPKMAPYIFGARGKIHIINLEKTMPLFTDAMNFLSGMAQKRGSVLFVGTKRSAREAVKSEANRCGMPFVSHRWLGGMLTNFRTVRQSVSRLKEIEAMHTDGSFEKRVKHEVLSLKREQEKLERSLGGIKNMNSLPDALFVIDVGHEEIAIKEARTLGIPVIAVVDTNYDPSLADYIIPGNDDAIRAVQLYAAAAADAVLEGKAAAPAIPANAKDEFVELDAAGNPVAKDDAGRRRDDRGGRNDRNDRDRKPGGPNRRGPGGPGGPGAKPGAKRAPSRAPAKSDAPSAE, from the coding sequence ATGCCTCAAGTCACCATGCGCCAGATGCTCGAAGCCGGCGTGCATTTCGGTCACCAGACCCGATACTGGAACCCCAAGATGGCGCCGTACATTTTCGGCGCGCGCGGGAAGATCCACATCATCAATCTCGAAAAGACCATGCCGCTGTTCACGGACGCGATGAATTTCCTGTCCGGCATGGCCCAGAAGCGCGGCAGCGTGCTGTTCGTCGGCACCAAGCGCTCGGCGCGTGAAGCGGTGAAGTCGGAAGCCAACCGCTGCGGCATGCCGTTCGTTTCGCACCGCTGGCTCGGCGGCATGCTCACGAATTTCCGCACCGTGCGCCAGTCGGTCTCGCGCCTGAAGGAAATCGAAGCCATGCATACCGATGGCAGCTTCGAAAAGCGCGTGAAGCATGAAGTCCTGTCGCTGAAGCGCGAGCAGGAAAAGCTCGAGCGCTCGCTCGGCGGCATCAAGAACATGAATTCGCTCCCGGACGCGCTGTTCGTGATCGACGTCGGTCATGAAGAGATCGCGATCAAGGAAGCCCGCACTCTGGGCATTCCGGTCATCGCCGTCGTCGATACCAACTACGACCCGTCGCTGGCCGACTACATCATCCCGGGCAATGACGACGCCATCCGCGCCGTGCAGCTCTACGCCGCCGCCGCCGCCGATGCGGTGCTGGAAGGCAAGGCTGCCGCTCCCGCCATCCCGGCCAATGCCAAGGACGAGTTCGTCGAACTCGACGCCGCAGGCAACCCGGTCGCGAAGGATGACGCCGGCCGTCGCCGCGACGACCGCGGTGGCCGCAATGATCGCAACGACCGCGATCGCAAGCCGGGTGGCCCGAATCGTCGCGGACCGGGTGGTCCGGGCGGCCCCGGTGCCAAGCCGGGTGCGAAGCGCGCGCCGTCGCGCGCGCCGGCCAAGTCCGACGCCCCGAGCGCCGAGTAA
- a CDS encoding phosphatidate cytidylyltransferase, translating into MSKADLPAPKPSGGLRERAITAAILAPIGIAGVMLMPQIWFAIALGLLFLVGVWEWTRLSGWRSTPVRIVLVALHVLMFTSVWFGSDVARTQTVWTGVVFWLLAPWWLRHYHFGEQAGKRSLLIKNLACALAIVPAWTAAIVLHGGDRGPWWVLFLLVLVWCADSCAYFAGRRFGTTKLAPNISPGKTTAGVYGALVGCTIYALGLGHFAFAVPVQRLPIFVALCVVTVVFSIIGDLLESLIKRHSQAKDSGTLFPGHGGALDRFDSMFAALPIFVAGKLTLGL; encoded by the coding sequence ATGAGCAAGGCCGACCTGCCTGCGCCGAAACCGTCCGGTGGCCTGCGCGAACGTGCGATCACGGCCGCCATCCTCGCGCCAATCGGCATTGCCGGCGTCATGCTGATGCCGCAGATCTGGTTCGCGATCGCGCTGGGCTTGCTGTTCCTGGTCGGCGTATGGGAATGGACGCGGCTGAGCGGCTGGCGTTCGACGCCGGTGCGCATCGTGCTGGTCGCGCTGCACGTGCTGATGTTCACGAGCGTCTGGTTCGGCAGTGATGTCGCGCGGACCCAGACGGTGTGGACCGGCGTGGTGTTCTGGCTGCTGGCGCCGTGGTGGCTGCGCCACTACCACTTCGGCGAGCAGGCCGGCAAACGATCGCTGCTGATCAAGAACTTGGCCTGCGCGCTGGCGATCGTTCCGGCCTGGACCGCCGCGATCGTGCTGCACGGCGGCGACCGTGGCCCTTGGTGGGTGCTGTTTCTGCTCGTTCTGGTCTGGTGTGCGGACAGCTGTGCCTACTTCGCCGGTCGCCGCTTCGGCACCACCAAGCTGGCGCCGAACATCAGTCCCGGCAAGACCACGGCCGGTGTCTACGGCGCCTTGGTCGGCTGCACGATCTACGCGCTCGGGCTCGGTCATTTCGCCTTCGCGGTGCCAGTGCAGCGACTGCCGATCTTCGTCGCACTCTGCGTCGTCACGGTGGTGTTCTCGATCATCGGCGACTTGCTTGAAAGCCTGATCAAGCGTCATTCGCAGGCGAAGGACTCGGGCACCCTGTTCCCCGGCCATGGCGGTGCGCTGGATCGATTCGATTCGATGTTCGCGGCGCTGCCGATCTTCGTCGCCGGAAAGCTGACCC
- a CDS encoding elongation factor Ts, translating to MEITASMVKELRERSGVGMMECKKALTENGGDIETAMEWLRKQGLAKADKKAGRVAAEGRIAMAADAGKAVMVEINSETDFVAKDENFIKFCDLVAKTALSSGAGDIDALKAVAADGGTIEELRSALVLKLGENIQLRRLVALKSDGTVGAYVHGGRIGVLVELKGGNGELARGIAMHVAAMNPPYNKASDVPAEFLAKEKEIELAKMTDKDRAKPADILEKIIGGKVQKIVTENTLYGQPYVIDTNMTVDAALKAGKADVVVYHRMAVGEGIEKVVEDYAAEVAKAMQV from the coding sequence ATGGAAATCACGGCAAGCATGGTCAAGGAACTGCGCGAGCGGTCCGGCGTCGGCATGATGGAGTGCAAGAAGGCGCTGACCGAGAACGGCGGCGACATCGAAACCGCGATGGAATGGCTGCGCAAGCAGGGCCTCGCCAAGGCCGACAAGAAGGCCGGCCGCGTCGCAGCGGAAGGCCGCATCGCCATGGCCGCCGATGCGGGCAAGGCCGTCATGGTCGAGATCAATTCGGAAACCGACTTCGTCGCCAAGGACGAGAACTTCATCAAGTTCTGCGATCTCGTCGCCAAGACCGCGTTGTCATCGGGCGCCGGCGACATCGACGCACTGAAGGCCGTTGCCGCAGACGGCGGGACGATCGAGGAACTGCGCTCGGCCCTGGTGCTGAAGCTGGGCGAGAACATCCAGTTGCGTCGACTCGTTGCGCTGAAGAGCGACGGCACCGTCGGCGCCTACGTGCATGGCGGCCGGATCGGCGTGCTGGTCGAGCTGAAGGGTGGCAATGGCGAACTGGCGCGCGGCATCGCGATGCATGTTGCGGCCATGAACCCGCCGTACAACAAGGCCAGCGACGTGCCGGCCGAGTTCCTGGCGAAGGAAAAGGAAATCGAACTGGCCAAGATGACCGACAAGGATCGCGCCAAACCGGCCGACATCCTCGAAAAGATCATCGGCGGCAAGGTTCAGAAGATCGTCACCGAGAACACGCTGTACGGCCAGCCGTATGTCATCGACACCAACATGACCGTCGACGCAGCCCTGAAGGCCGGCAAGGCGGATGTCGTCGTCTATCACCGCATGGCGGTCGGCGAAGGTATCGAGAAAGTGGTCGAGGACTACGCCGCCGAAGTCGCGAAAGCGATGCAGGTCTGA
- the pyrH gene encoding UMP kinase produces the protein MTDAPIRYSRILLKLSGEALMGSESYGIDPKVLGRLADEIIEVVRTGVQVGVVIGGGNIFRGAGLAAAGMDRVTGDHMGMLATVMNALAMQDAIEKRGVVARVMSAIKINEVCEDYIRRRAIRHLEKNRVALFAAGTGNPFFTTDSAAALRAVEVGAELLLKGTKVDGVYSADPKKDASATRFDTLSYEDVITRNLGVMDTAAIALCRDHGMPLRIYDMNRPGNLMRIVCGEPIGTLVTRAG, from the coding sequence ATGACCGACGCGCCAATCCGATATTCGCGAATCCTCCTCAAGCTCAGCGGCGAAGCGCTGATGGGCAGCGAGTCCTACGGCATCGATCCCAAGGTGCTCGGCCGCTTGGCTGACGAGATCATCGAAGTGGTGCGCACCGGTGTTCAGGTCGGCGTGGTGATTGGCGGTGGCAACATCTTCCGCGGTGCCGGCCTCGCCGCAGCCGGGATGGATCGTGTCACCGGCGACCACATGGGCATGCTCGCGACGGTCATGAATGCGCTGGCGATGCAGGACGCGATCGAGAAGCGCGGCGTCGTCGCGCGGGTGATGAGCGCGATCAAGATCAACGAGGTCTGCGAGGACTACATCCGCCGCCGCGCCATCCGTCATCTGGAAAAGAATCGCGTCGCATTGTTCGCGGCCGGCACCGGCAATCCGTTCTTCACCACCGACTCCGCGGCCGCACTGCGCGCTGTCGAAGTCGGCGCGGAACTGTTGCTCAAGGGCACCAAGGTCGATGGCGTCTACAGTGCCGACCCCAAGAAGGACGCGAGCGCGACCCGATTCGACACGCTCAGCTATGAAGACGTGATCACGCGCAATCTCGGCGTAATGGATACCGCCGCGATCGCGCTGTGCCGCGACCATGGCATGCCGCTGCGCATCTACGACATGAACCGCCCCGGCAATCTGATGCGCATCGTCTGCGGCGAACCGATCGGCACCCTGGTCACGCGCGCCGGATGA